In uncultured Cohaesibacter sp., a genomic segment contains:
- the tldD gene encoding metalloprotease TldD: MHSFSSTLPASFQALSPASSLIKGEGKDFLESYELDKDHVRQLLADTVHGADDGELFFEQTQSESLVFDNGRLKSSAFDTGQGFGLRAVAGEMAGYAHSGELNMAAIRRAAESVKGVAQGYEGVWDMAPPRANHTIYRGFNPVDDLTLGKKIALLEEIDAYAREKDPRVRQVTASLVGNWRRVGILRPNGQWFEDVRPLVRLNVSVVVGEGERKEAGSHGFGGRNAYEFFLEDNGLEGGWKNAADEAIRQALVNLEAVAAPAGELDVVLGPGWPGVLLHEAVGHGLEGDFNRRKSSAFSELMGQKVAAKGVTVVDDGTIRGKRGSLNIDDEGTPSQRTTLIEDGILVGYMQDRQNGRLMGTGSTGNGRRQSYAHLPMPRMTNTIMEAGNHDPEEILKSVRNGIYAVNFGGGQVDITSGKFVFSCTEAYLIEDGKVGAPVKGATLIGNGPDAMKRISMIGNDMQLDTGIGTCGKQGQGVPVGVGQPTLRIDGITVGGTRT, translated from the coding sequence ATGCATTCTTTTTCCTCGACTTTGCCAGCTTCCTTTCAGGCGCTTTCGCCTGCATCAAGTCTCATCAAAGGCGAAGGCAAGGATTTTCTAGAGAGCTACGAGCTGGACAAGGATCATGTCAGGCAATTGCTGGCAGACACGGTGCATGGCGCTGATGATGGCGAATTATTCTTCGAGCAGACCCAGTCCGAGAGCCTTGTATTCGATAATGGCCGGTTGAAAAGCTCCGCCTTCGACACCGGTCAGGGATTTGGTCTGAGGGCAGTCGCTGGCGAGATGGCTGGCTATGCCCATTCGGGCGAGCTGAATATGGCAGCCATTCGCCGGGCGGCAGAATCCGTCAAGGGCGTGGCGCAAGGCTATGAAGGCGTGTGGGACATGGCTCCGCCAAGAGCCAACCACACGATCTATCGCGGCTTCAATCCGGTTGACGATCTGACATTGGGCAAGAAAATTGCCCTGCTGGAAGAAATCGACGCCTATGCCCGCGAGAAGGATCCCCGCGTCAGGCAGGTCACGGCCTCGCTGGTCGGCAACTGGCGACGGGTGGGCATTCTGCGCCCGAATGGCCAATGGTTCGAAGATGTGCGCCCGCTGGTCAGGCTGAATGTGTCGGTCGTTGTTGGTGAAGGCGAGCGCAAGGAAGCGGGCAGCCATGGCTTTGGCGGTCGCAATGCCTATGAATTTTTCCTTGAGGATAATGGTCTTGAAGGCGGCTGGAAAAATGCTGCCGATGAGGCGATCCGGCAGGCGCTGGTCAATCTGGAAGCGGTTGCCGCTCCGGCTGGCGAACTGGATGTGGTGCTCGGTCCGGGCTGGCCCGGCGTGCTGTTGCATGAGGCCGTCGGGCACGGACTTGAAGGAGACTTCAACCGCCGCAAAAGTTCCGCCTTTTCCGAACTGATGGGCCAGAAGGTCGCGGCCAAGGGCGTGACGGTGGTCGATGACGGCACCATTCGCGGCAAGCGCGGTTCGCTCAATATTGACGACGAAGGCACCCCCTCCCAGCGCACGACGCTGATCGAGGATGGCATTCTGGTCGGCTATATGCAGGACCGGCAGAATGGCCGCCTGATGGGGACCGGCTCGACCGGCAATGGTCGGCGCCAGTCCTATGCCCATTTGCCAATGCCGCGCATGACCAACACCATCATGGAAGCAGGCAATCATGATCCGGAAGAAATCCTCAAATCAGTCAGGAATGGCATCTATGCGGTGAATTTCGGTGGTGGTCAGGTGGATATCACCTCTGGCAAATTCGTCTTTTCCTGCACCGAAGCCTATCTGATCGAAGACGGCAAGGTGGGCGCACCGGTCAAGGGGGCAACCCTGATCGGTAATGGTCCGGACGCCATGAAGCGCATCTCGATGATCGGCAATGACATGCAGCTGGATACCGGCATCGGCACCTGCGGCAAGCAGGGGCAAGGCGTGCCGGTCGGCGTCGGCCAGCCAACCTTGCGCATCGACGGCATCACGGTAGGCGGCACACGCACCTGA
- the mutY gene encoding A/G-specific adenine glycosylase translates to MPAVDPSALLAWYDRHHRNLPWRVSPADVAVGIVPDPYHVWLSEIMLQQTTVGAVKDYFTAFLDRWPTVGDLAAAQEDDILKAWAGLGYYSRARNLHKCARAVVTLHDGRFPQTTVELKSLPGIGDYTAAAIAAIAFDEPVAVVDGNIERIIARLYRIDEALPAAKKPIREKMALLTPNARPGDFAQAMMDLGASLCSPKKPACALCPFTGSCAAEAVGDMVRYPVKAAKKEKPTRRGAAFLIRRADGALWLIKRPDKGLLASMSAVPSSNWFDKRAGEGFDPDKAMEQAPAGLRFARKTGQVSHTFTHFHLLLDIYEASSDLPRPLDEGWWSEPDAIRGEALPTVFRKVVEFDQ, encoded by the coding sequence CTGCCTGCCGTTGATCCTTCGGCACTGCTGGCATGGTATGACAGGCATCATCGCAACTTGCCATGGCGCGTCTCGCCTGCTGATGTTGCTGTGGGCATCGTGCCCGATCCCTATCATGTCTGGCTGAGCGAGATCATGCTGCAACAGACAACTGTGGGGGCAGTGAAGGACTATTTCACGGCATTCCTTGACCGTTGGCCTACGGTTGGAGATCTGGCCGCAGCGCAGGAGGATGACATCCTCAAGGCATGGGCCGGACTTGGATATTATTCCCGTGCGCGCAATCTGCATAAATGTGCCCGCGCCGTGGTTACATTGCATGATGGACGCTTTCCGCAAACCACCGTCGAGCTCAAGAGCCTGCCGGGCATTGGCGACTATACCGCCGCTGCCATCGCTGCAATTGCCTTTGATGAACCGGTTGCTGTGGTTGATGGCAATATCGAGCGGATCATCGCTCGCCTTTATCGCATCGATGAGGCGCTGCCTGCGGCCAAGAAGCCGATCAGGGAGAAAATGGCGCTTCTGACGCCCAATGCCCGCCCCGGCGATTTTGCTCAGGCCATGATGGATCTGGGCGCCAGCCTGTGCAGCCCCAAAAAGCCGGCCTGCGCACTGTGTCCCTTTACGGGGAGCTGTGCGGCCGAAGCAGTCGGCGATATGGTGCGCTATCCGGTCAAGGCAGCAAAGAAGGAGAAGCCAACCAGACGGGGTGCAGCTTTCCTCATTCGCCGCGCCGATGGTGCGCTCTGGCTGATCAAACGCCCTGACAAGGGGCTGCTTGCATCCATGTCTGCAGTGCCGAGCAGCAACTGGTTTGACAAAAGGGCCGGAGAGGGCTTTGATCCTGACAAGGCAATGGAACAGGCACCTGCCGGTTTGCGCTTTGCCAGAAAGACAGGGCAGGTGAGCCACACCTTCACCCATTTCCATCTGCTGCTTGATATCTATGAAGCCAGCTCTGACTTGCCCCGGCCGCTGGATGAGGGCTGGTGGTCCGAACCCGATGCCATCAGGGGCGAGGCATTGCCAACCGTCTTCCGCAAGGTTGTGGAGTTTGATCAATGA
- a CDS encoding GNAT family N-acetyltransferase: MIRNAIRHRPEDAALKDILLLIRKCFAYMDGRIDPPSSMHRLTEAAIARQCQSGEVWSLEQPIRACVFLTPKDDCLYLGKMAVDSEARGLGLGRSLVALAEERARALGYHALELETRIELVENHKIFASFGFVKTAETAHEGYDRMTAITMRKAVAG; this comes from the coding sequence ATGATAAGGAATGCAATCCGCCATCGGCCCGAGGATGCCGCGCTCAAAGACATATTGCTGCTGATCCGCAAATGCTTTGCCTATATGGATGGGCGCATCGATCCTCCAAGTTCGATGCATCGGTTGACGGAGGCCGCCATTGCCCGTCAATGTCAAAGCGGGGAGGTCTGGTCGCTGGAACAGCCGATCAGGGCCTGTGTCTTCCTCACGCCCAAAGATGATTGCCTCTATCTGGGCAAGATGGCCGTTGACAGCGAGGCCAGAGGGCTGGGGCTTGGTCGATCTCTCGTGGCGCTCGCCGAGGAGAGAGCGCGGGCTTTGGGGTATCACGCGCTGGAGCTGGAAACCCGCATCGAGCTGGTTGAAAATCACAAGATCTTCGCCTCTTTCGGCTTTGTGAAAACCGCCGAAACCGCCCATGAGGGGTATGACCGGATGACCGCCATTACCATGCGCAAGGCTGTGGCAGGCTGA
- a CDS encoding antibiotic biosynthesis monooxygenase has protein sequence MPDRFANTPEPPYYAVIFTNRLRQAHEGYEAMGEAMAELALKQPGCLGAESCRDASLFGITVSYWADEKSLLAWKANAEHLVAQRLGIEKWYEHYELRVARIERAYSGPEGRGEGMK, from the coding sequence ATGCCGGACCGATTTGCCAACACGCCCGAGCCACCCTATTACGCGGTGATCTTTACCAACCGACTAAGGCAGGCCCATGAGGGTTACGAGGCCATGGGCGAAGCCATGGCCGAATTGGCGTTGAAACAGCCCGGCTGCCTTGGGGCTGAAAGCTGCCGCGATGCTTCCCTGTTCGGTATTACCGTTTCCTATTGGGCCGACGAGAAAAGCCTGCTTGCATGGAAAGCCAATGCCGAGCATCTGGTTGCCCAGCGCCTTGGTATCGAAAAATGGTACGAACATTACGAATTGCGCGTCGCCCGCATAGAACGCGCCTATTCCGGCCCTGAGGGGAGGGGCGAAGGAATGAAGTGA
- a CDS encoding helix-turn-helix domain-containing GNAT family N-acetyltransferase codes for MLSDPVARTRRFHRAVTTEAGVLDASFLGRGRPLGPARVLNAIGRGINDIAEIRAYLRLDSGLMSRILRGLEEEALITVTASESDARRRIASLTKAGEAEFSAYEALSDKQAADIIARHPHPEVLLQAMDVVATALGFDRTVIERVSPLDPRAVVCLEAYYDELSRRLKSGFDVNLSADPEASDMENPRGAFLLAILDGMPIGCIGLKGTNKGYAELKRLWIVPTARGMGLAQRMMAEAEAEARALGIKCLRLDTNSVLSDAVAMYHKLGWSEIDRFNEDPYPDLFFEKRI; via the coding sequence ATGTTGTCAGACCCGGTTGCTCGAACGCGCCGTTTTCACCGCGCCGTCACCACTGAAGCTGGCGTGCTGGATGCCTCTTTCCTCGGGCGAGGCCGTCCACTCGGGCCCGCGCGCGTGCTCAATGCCATCGGTCGCGGTATCAATGACATTGCCGAAATTCGCGCCTATCTGCGGCTGGATTCCGGTCTCATGAGCCGCATTCTGCGCGGGCTTGAGGAGGAGGCGCTGATCACGGTGACCGCCAGCGAAAGCGACGCCCGGCGCCGCATTGCCTCGCTGACAAAGGCTGGCGAGGCGGAATTTTCCGCCTATGAAGCGCTGTCAGACAAGCAGGCCGCCGATATCATCGCTCGCCATCCGCATCCGGAAGTGTTGCTGCAGGCGATGGATGTGGTTGCCACCGCGCTCGGCTTTGACCGAACGGTGATTGAGCGGGTTTCGCCGCTTGATCCGCGCGCTGTTGTCTGTCTGGAAGCCTATTATGACGAATTGTCGAGGCGCCTTAAGAGCGGCTTTGATGTCAATCTCTCCGCAGATCCCGAAGCCAGCGACATGGAGAACCCGCGCGGCGCGTTCCTGCTGGCCATTCTGGATGGCATGCCGATTGGCTGCATTGGCCTTAAAGGCACCAACAAGGGCTATGCGGAGCTGAAACGGCTCTGGATCGTGCCGACTGCCCGAGGTATGGGGCTGGCCCAGCGCATGATGGCCGAAGCCGAGGCCGAGGCCAGAGCGCTCGGGATCAAATGTCTCAGGCTGGATACCAACAGCGTGCTCAGCGACGCGGTGGCCATGTATCACAAGCTGGGATGGTCAGAAATTGACCGTTTCAACGAAGATCCCTATCCGGATCTCTTTTTCGAAAAGCGGATCTGA
- a CDS encoding site-specific DNA-methyltransferase, with translation MRSNVSLRSDFDQTKAGLEDWLDTIMKGDCVAQLEKLPKHSVDAIFADPPYNLQLGGGLTRPDQSEVDGVTDAWDQFESFEAYDAFTRAWLLACKRVLKPNGTIWVIGSYHNIFRVGAIMQDINFWLLNDVVWMKTNPMPNFRGKRFTNAHETMIWASRDKNSKYTFNYEALKAFNDDVQMRSDWTLPICTGHERLKGEDGKKVHPTQKPESLLYRVLLSSTNPGDVVLDPFFGTGTTGAVAKKLGRHFIGIERDRDYIAAAEARIDAAEPVDLEALKMTQSKRAAPRIPFGRLLEEGLLNPGTELTDKRGKFSAMVRADGSLVSGNHSGSIHKVGALLQGLDSCNGWTYWHYEKDGSREPIDDLRQIIRDAA, from the coding sequence ATGCGTTCGAATGTATCCCTACGGTCCGATTTCGACCAGACAAAAGCCGGCCTTGAAGATTGGCTTGATACCATCATGAAGGGCGACTGCGTTGCCCAGCTGGAGAAACTTCCCAAGCATTCCGTTGATGCGATCTTTGCAGATCCTCCCTATAATCTGCAACTGGGTGGCGGGCTGACTCGCCCTGACCAGTCAGAAGTGGACGGGGTGACCGATGCATGGGACCAGTTCGAAAGTTTCGAGGCCTATGATGCCTTTACCCGCGCCTGGCTACTGGCCTGCAAGCGGGTGCTGAAACCCAATGGCACCATCTGGGTCATCGGGTCCTATCACAATATTTTCCGCGTCGGCGCGATCATGCAGGATATCAATTTCTGGCTCCTGAATGATGTGGTCTGGATGAAGACCAACCCGATGCCGAATTTCCGCGGCAAGCGCTTTACCAATGCCCATGAGACCATGATCTGGGCAAGCCGTGACAAGAATTCAAAATATACCTTCAATTATGAAGCCCTGAAGGCCTTCAATGACGATGTGCAGATGCGCTCCGACTGGACCTTGCCGATCTGCACCGGCCATGAGCGGCTGAAGGGCGAGGATGGCAAAAAGGTACATCCAACCCAGAAGCCGGAAAGCCTGCTTTATCGCGTGCTGCTGTCTTCGACCAATCCGGGCGATGTGGTGCTTGATCCCTTCTTCGGCACGGGCACGACCGGTGCTGTTGCCAAGAAGCTGGGACGCCATTTCATCGGCATCGAGCGCGACCGCGACTATATCGCTGCGGCCGAAGCGCGGATTGATGCCGCCGAGCCGGTGGATCTGGAGGCTCTCAAGATGACCCAGAGCAAACGGGCAGCGCCTCGCATTCCGTTTGGCCGACTGCTGGAAGAAGGCCTGCTCAATCCGGGCACCGAGCTGACGGACAAGCGTGGCAAATTTTCTGCCATGGTGCGCGCCGATGGCTCGCTGGTATCAGGCAACCATTCCGGCTCCATTCACAAGGTTGGGGCTCTGTTGCAGGGGCTCGATTCCTGCAATGGCTGGACCTATTGGCACTATGAAAAAGATGGATCCCGCGAGCCGATTGACGACTTGCGCCAGATCATTCGAGATGCGGCCTGA
- a CDS encoding DciA family protein, producing MKKEQDKENRISDQRFRNAANTGFRKKGAVQLRDVIGSTLTPLCRKQGFASSDILRYWGEIVGPQFADCTEPERIRWPRRNEAEGFRPGTLVLHCEGAQSVFLQHEQATIIQRVNAYFGYPAVDRIQILQRPVNARSSRRPDPLRPLTVVEADTLEHQIEGVTDDKMAAALRRLGHAVLARN from the coding sequence ATGAAAAAAGAACAAGACAAAGAAAACAGAATTTCTGATCAGCGCTTCAGGAATGCCGCCAACACCGGCTTCCGGAAAAAGGGAGCGGTGCAGCTGCGCGACGTGATCGGCTCGACGCTGACTCCGCTTTGCAGGAAACAGGGATTTGCCTCTTCCGATATTCTGCGCTACTGGGGTGAAATCGTCGGACCGCAATTTGCCGATTGCACGGAACCCGAACGCATCCGCTGGCCGCGCCGCAACGAGGCGGAAGGCTTCAGACCCGGAACGCTCGTGCTGCATTGCGAGGGCGCGCAGTCGGTTTTCCTTCAGCATGAGCAGGCAACCATCATTCAGCGGGTCAATGCCTATTTCGGCTATCCTGCCGTCGATCGCATCCAGATTTTGCAGCGCCCCGTCAATGCCAGATCATCCAGACGCCCAGACCCCTTGCGTCCTCTGACCGTGGTCGAGGCCGATACGCTCGAACACCAGATCGAAGGCGTCACCGATGACAAAATGGCCGCTGCCCTGCGCCGTCTCGGCCATGCGGTTCTGGCGCGCAATTAG
- a CDS encoding MarR family transcriptional regulator — protein MTDIMPLDRQLCFSLYSASLAMTQLYKPLLAPLGLTYPQYLIMLILWEHDGVSLKDIGGRLGQKSGALTPVLKRLEQDGLVKRIRDEKDERALNIKLTEQGEALRKEAAKVGPCVAEACGMPIPELVALKAKLEELRANLLASEK, from the coding sequence ATGACCGATATCATGCCTCTCGACAGGCAACTCTGCTTTTCGCTCTATTCGGCCTCTCTGGCCATGACACAGCTATACAAGCCCCTGTTGGCTCCGTTGGGGCTGACCTATCCGCAATATCTGATCATGCTCATCCTGTGGGAACATGATGGAGTGAGCCTGAAGGATATCGGCGGCCGGCTTGGCCAGAAATCTGGCGCCCTGACCCCCGTACTCAAGCGGCTGGAGCAGGATGGGCTGGTGAAACGCATCCGCGATGAAAAAGACGAGCGGGCGCTCAATATCAAATTGACCGAGCAGGGCGAAGCACTGCGCAAGGAAGCTGCCAAGGTTGGCCCCTGTGTGGCTGAAGCATGTGGCATGCCCATCCCCGAGCTTGTAGCGCTCAAAGCCAAGCTGGAAGAATTGCGCGCCAATCTGCTGGCTTCTGAAAAATAG
- a CDS encoding organic hydroperoxide resistance protein, whose translation MKVLYSTSATANGGREGSAKSEDGKLDVTLVTPKELGGAGGNGTNPEQLFAAGYAACFLSALKLVASQEKVALKDPAITAQVGIGPNDNGVGFSLKVDLVADLKDLDAQTAAALLEKAHQVCPYSNATRNNIEVTVSAK comes from the coding sequence ATGAAAGTTCTTTACAGCACCAGCGCAACTGCAAACGGCGGCCGCGAAGGCTCTGCCAAATCCGAAGACGGCAAACTGGACGTCACTCTGGTCACCCCGAAGGAACTTGGCGGCGCTGGTGGCAACGGCACCAACCCCGAACAGCTTTTCGCAGCCGGCTATGCCGCCTGCTTCCTGAGCGCCCTGAAACTGGTCGCTTCGCAGGAAAAGGTTGCGCTCAAGGATCCCGCCATCACCGCTCAGGTCGGCATTGGTCCCAATGACAATGGCGTTGGTTTTTCCCTGAAAGTCGATCTGGTTGCCGATCTGAAAGACCTTGATGCGCAAACCGCCGCTGCCCTGCTGGAAAAGGCCCATCAGGTCTGCCCATATTCCAACGCAACCCGCAACAATATCGAAGTGACGGTTTCTGCCAAGTAA
- a CDS encoding class I SAM-dependent methyltransferase, with product MPTSEQFWDRIASNYAAKPIRNVAAYEKTMERTRLYLKKGDLLLELGCGSGSTALLLSGHVGHIWANDLSSRLVDIGRQKAKEQGVSNVDFIHGDISAAAIDEKAPYNCICAFNFLHLLEDIPSALERIHGLLRPGGLLISKTACLSGWHGLMRIPITVMQWLGKAPHVTFISAIELEEAMKAQGFELLESCTFPKAAEAQFIVARKL from the coding sequence ATGCCGACTTCAGAGCAATTCTGGGACAGGATAGCGAGCAACTATGCGGCGAAGCCGATCAGGAATGTTGCTGCCTATGAAAAGACGATGGAGCGCACGCGCCTTTATCTGAAGAAGGGAGATCTTCTTCTCGAACTCGGATGCGGATCAGGCTCCACCGCGCTGCTTCTCTCCGGTCATGTGGGGCATATCTGGGCCAACGACCTGTCCTCGCGCCTTGTCGACATCGGTCGGCAGAAGGCAAAGGAGCAGGGCGTTTCCAATGTCGATTTCATCCATGGTGACATCTCGGCGGCCGCCATTGATGAAAAGGCCCCTTACAATTGCATTTGCGCCTTCAATTTTCTCCATCTGCTTGAGGATATTCCGTCCGCTCTTGAGCGCATTCACGGGCTGCTCAGACCCGGCGGTCTGCTGATTTCCAAAACGGCCTGTCTTTCCGGCTGGCATGGGCTCATGCGCATCCCGATCACCGTCATGCAATGGCTGGGCAAGGCCCCCCATGTTACCTTCATTTCAGCGATCGAGCTGGAAGAGGCCATGAAGGCACAGGGCTTCGAGCTTCTGGAATCCTGCACCTTTCCCAAGGCCGCGGAGGCGCAATTTATCGTGGCGCGCAAACTCTAG
- a CDS encoding DsbA family protein produces MALNRREFLITGAKATAGFFALAGLPLAMAAPAAAESFPLDEMLKTSGDLEDISVGQEDAPITVIEYFSMTCSHCAHFHGTTYEYLKEKYIDTGKMRFIFREFPLDPLATAGAMLARRTPGGKATAMIGLLLDQQRSWAFTDDPVGNLQRLAKLAGFSQESFEKAVSDDKLLDAIEAVRERGHSEFGINSTPTFFVNGEKHIGALSSEEFDKILEPLL; encoded by the coding sequence ATGGCTTTGAACCGTAGAGAATTTCTGATCACCGGCGCAAAAGCAACTGCTGGCTTCTTTGCCCTGGCGGGTCTTCCTCTTGCAATGGCCGCTCCGGCCGCTGCCGAATCCTTTCCTCTTGATGAAATGCTCAAGACAAGTGGAGATCTGGAGGATATTTCTGTCGGTCAGGAAGATGCGCCGATCACGGTGATCGAATATTTTTCGATGACCTGCAGTCACTGTGCGCATTTCCACGGCACGACCTATGAATATCTCAAGGAGAAATATATCGACACCGGCAAGATGCGTTTCATCTTCAGGGAATTTCCCCTTGATCCGTTGGCAACCGCTGGTGCCATGCTGGCGCGTCGCACTCCCGGTGGCAAGGCAACAGCCATGATCGGTCTTCTGCTTGACCAGCAGCGCAGCTGGGCTTTCACCGATGATCCGGTAGGAAATCTGCAAAGGCTTGCAAAATTGGCCGGTTTTTCACAGGAAAGCTTTGAGAAAGCGGTTTCAGACGATAAATTGCTGGACGCCATCGAAGCAGTACGTGAACGTGGTCATAGTGAGTTTGGAATCAATTCCACCCCGACCTTCTTTGTGAATGGCGAGAAGCATATTGGAGCCCTGTCGAGTGAGGAATTCGACAAGATACTGGAACCATTGCTGTAA